From the genome of Thermoanaerobaculia bacterium:
TCGCCCAGGCGAACGCCGAGACCGACAACCACGGGAGGCTCAAGGAGGATCGGGTCATCGCGCGTTTGAACGGCGAGTTCATCTCGGTCGAGCGCGACAAGGTGGACTACAAGGACATCTCCCCGCGGCAGCTCGTGTCGATCGCGGCGGCCCTGATCCCGTTCCTCGAGCACGACGACGCGAACCGCGCGCTCATGGGATCGAACATGCAGCGCCAGGCGGTCCCGCTGCTGAAGGCCGAGGCCCCGCTCGTCGGCACCGGCCTCGAGCGCACGGTCGCCCGCGACTCGGGCGCGGTCGTGCTCGCCAAGCGCGGCGGCGTCGTGGACCAGGTCGACGCGGAGCGGATCATCGTCCGCGTCGAGGGAGAGGAAGGCGAAGGGGTCGCCGGCAAGGAATTCGGCGCGGACATCTATCCGCTCGTGAAGTTCCGCCGGTCGAACCAGAACACCTGCATCAACCAGAAGCCGATCGTGGTCGAAGGCGAGCGCGTCGCCCGCGGCCAGGTGCTGGCCGACGGCCCGTGCACCGACGAGGGCGAGCTCGCCCTCGGGCGCAACATCCTCGTCGCGTTCATGCCGTGGCGCGGCTACAACTACGAGGACGCGATCCTGATCTCCGAGAAGATGGTCAAGGAGGATTACTTCACCTCGATCCACATCGAGGAATTCGACCTCGAGTCGCGCGACACCAAGCTCGGGCCGGAGGAGATCACCCGCGACATCCCGAACGTGTCGGAGTACGCGCTGGCGGACCTCGACGAGTCGGGCATCATCCGGATCGGCGCCAACGTCAAGCCGGGCGACATCCTCGTGGGCAAGGTCACCCCGAAGGGGGAGACGCAGCTGACCCCCGAGGAGAAGCTCCTCCGCGCGATCTTCGGCGAGAAGGCCGGCGACGTGCGCGACGCCTCGCTGAAGTGTCCTCCGGGAATCGAGGGGATCGTCGTGGACGTCAAGATCTTCTCCCGCAAGGGGATCGAGAAGGACGTCCGGGCGCTCCAGATCGAGGAAGACCAGATCGCCAAGCTCCAGAAGAACAGCCAGGACGAGATCCGCATCATCCGGGAGGAAGCCAACAAGAAGGTCCAGTCGATCTTGGACGGCAAGACGCTCCTCGAGGACGTCGAGGACCGCCGCGGCGAGGTCGTCGCCAAGAAGGGCGCGAAGCTCACGCCGGAGATCGTCGCCCGCCTCTCGAAGAAGGAGCTCCTCTCGGCTCGTCTCAAGGACGACGCCGCGCGCGACGAGGTCCGCAGGGTGTTCGCCCGGGCCGACTCGCAGATCGAGGTCCTGAACAAGGTCAACGCCGACCGGATCGACCTCCTCCAGAAGGGGGACGAGCTCCCGCCGGGCGTCATCAAGCTGGTCAAGGTCTACGTCGCGATGAAGAGGAAGCTCTCGGTCGGCGACAAGATGGCCGGCCGCCACGGGAACAAGGGCGTGATCTCCCGGATCCTTCCGGAAGAGGACATGCCGTACCTGCCGGACGGCCGGCCGGTCGAGATCGTGCTGAATCCGCTCGGCGTCCCCTCCCGCATGAACGTCGGGCAGATCCTCGAGACCCACCTCGGGTGGGCCGCGCGGGCGCTCGGCCTCCACGTCGCCACCCCCGTGTTCGACGGCGCGTCGGAAGGGGAGATCAAGACGCTTCTCAAGGACGCGAACCTCCCGTCGTCGGGGAAGACGACGCTCTACGACGGCATGACGGGTGAGGGCTTCGAACAGAAGGTCACCGTCGGCTACATCTACATGCTGAAACTCTCGCATCTGGTCGACGACAAGATCCACGCCCGCTCGATCGGGCCGTATTCGCTGATCACGCAGCAGCCGCTCGGCGGCAAGGCGCAGTTCGGCGGGCAGCGGTTCGGCGAGATGGAGGTCTGGGCCCTGGAGGCGTACGGCGCGGCCTACACGCTCCAGGAGCTCCTGACGGTGAAGTCCGACGACGTCGAAGGACGGTCGAAGGTCTATGAGTCGATCGTGAAGGGAGAGGTGCCGGAGGATCCGGGCCTCCCCGAGTCGTTCAACGTGCTGGTGCGCGAGCTCCAATCGCTGTGCCTGGACGTCGAGCTGCTGAAGCGGTAACCGGAACGATGCCAGAGTTCGAAAGGAGTGGGCAATTGGAAACGCTCACGTTGATGAATCAACCGACCAGCTTGAAGGATTTCAACTCGATCCGGGTGTCGCTCGCCTCGCCGGAGAAGATCCGGTCGTGGTCCTTCGGCGAGGTGACCAAGCCCGAGACGATCAACTACCGGACCTTCAAGCCGGAGCGGGACGGCCTCTTCTGCGCGAAGATCTTCGGGCCGATCACCGACTGGGAATGCCTCTGCGGCAAGTACAAGCGGATGAAGCACCGCGGCGTCGTCTGCGACAAGTGCGGCGTCGAGGTCACGAAGTCGCGGGTTCGCCGCGAGCGGATGGGCCACATCGAGCTCGCCGCGCCCGTTTCGCACGTCTGGTTCTTCAAGGGGCTGCCCTCGCGCATCGGGCACCTGCTCGACATGTCGCTCCGCGACCTCGAGCGGGTCCTCTACTTCGAGTCGTACGTCGTGATCGACCCGGGCGAGACGGACCTGAAGGAGAAAGAGCTCCTTTCCGAGGAGCGCTACCGCGAGGTCCGCGGCGAATGGGGAGACGTCTTCGTGGCCCGCATGGGCGCCGAGGCGATCCAGGAGCTGCTGCGCCGGGTCGACGTCGACTCGCAGGCCGAAGAGCTCCGCCTGGTCATGAAGACCGAGACCTCGCAGATCAAGAAGCAGAAGGCCGCCAAGCGCCTGAAGGTCATCGACTCGTTCCGCAAATCGGGCCAGCGCCCCGAGTGGATGATCATGGACGTCATCCCGGTCATCCCGCCGGAGCTCCGCCCGCTCGTGCCTCTCGACGGCGGACGCTTCGCGACCTCGGACTTGAACGACCTCTACCGGCGCGTGATCAACCGGAACAACCGGCTGAAGAAGCTCCTCGAGCTCCGCGCGCCGGAAGTCATCGTGAGGAACGAGAAGCGCATGCTGCAGGAGGCCGTCGACGCCCTCTTCGACAACGGCCGCCGGGGCCGCGTGCTCAAGGGGTCGAACAACCGGCCGCTCAAGTCGCTCTCCGACACGCTCAAAGGGAAGACCGGGCGGTTCCGGCAGAACCTCCTCGGCAAGCGCGTCGACTACTCCGGCCGGTCGGTCATCGTCGTCGGCCCGGAGCTGAAGTTGAACCAGTGCGGCCTCCCGAAGAAGATGGCCGTCGAGCTCTTCAAGCCGTTCATCTACAACCGGCTCGAGAAGAAGGGCCTCGCCCCGACCATCAAGGCGGCCAAGGAGCTCGTCGAGCAGGGCGACGTGGAGGTCTGGGACGCTCTCGAGGAGGTCATCAGGGACCACCCGGTGCTCCTGAACCGCGCGCCGACGCTCCACCGCCTCGGCATCCAGGCCTTCGAGCCGGTGCTCGTCGAGGGGAAGGCGATCAAGATCCACCCGCTCGTCTGCCCCGCGTTCAACGCCGACTTCGACGGCGACCAGATGGCCGTCCACGTTCCGCTGTCGCCGAAGGCCCAGATCGAGGCGCACCTCCTGATGCTCTCCTCGAACAACATCCTCTCGCCCGCCTCGGGCCGGCCGCTCGCCGTCCCGTCGCAGGACCTCGTGCTCGGCTGCTACTACCTGACCAAGGCGAGGCCCGGGACGAAGGGGGAGGGGCGGATCTTCGCGGACTTCGACGAGGTGATGCTCGCGCACGCCGAGGGCGAGGTCGTCACCCACACGCCGATCCGCGTGCGCTACACGGGCGACTATCTGGACCTGACGACGCAGTACAACGACCAGGACATCATCCACGCGGAGATCCAGAAGATCGAGCGGGCGCTGATCGACACGACGGTCGGCCGCGTGATCTTCAACCGCGCGCTCCCGGCGCAGTTCCCGTTCATCAACGGCCTGCTCAAGAAGAAGGGGCTCTCCGACCTCGTCACGTTCTCGTACCTGCGGTACGGCGCGGCGGCGACGGTGCAGATGCTCGACGAGCTGAAGGAGACCGGCTTCCTCTACGCGACCAAGGCCGGCATCTCGATCGGCGTCGACGACATGCTGATCCCGGAGAAGAAGGTCAACCTGGTCGACAAGGCGAACAAGGAGGTCCTCGAGGTCGAGAGCCAGCGCTCCTCCGGCGTGATCACCGCGGGCGAGCGCCACAACAAGATCATCGACATCTGGCACCGGACGACGGAAGCCGTCTCGGACGAGATGTTCAAGGAGATGAAGCGGTCCGACCAGTCCGGCCAGGAGTTCAACCCCATCTACATCATGGCCGACTCCGGCGCTCGCGGATCGAAGGAGCAGGTGCGGCAGCTCGCCGGGATGCGCGGCCTCATGTCCAAGCCCTCGGGCGAGGTCATCGAGAACCCGATCGTCGCGAACTTCCGCGAGGGCCTCTCGGTCCTGCAGTACTTCATCTCGACCCACGGCGCCCGCAAGGGCCTCGCCGACACCGCGTTGAAGACGGCCGATTCGGGCTATCTCACGCGGCGCCTCGTCGACGTCGGCCAGGACGTGATCGTGATCGAGGAGGACTGCGGGACGTCCGACGGCATCGTGGTCACCGCGATCATGGAAGGGGGCGACATCCTCGAGGCGCTGCGCGACCGCATCGTCGGGCGCGTCGCCCAGGAGGACATCCTCGATCCGCTCACGGAGCAGAAGATCCTGTCGATCGGCGACGAGATCACCGAGGAGCTCGCCTCCGCGGTGCAGGAGGCGGGAATCGAGCGCGTCAAGATCCGCTCGGTGCTCACCTGCGAGACGCGCCGCGGCGTCTGCCGCCGCTGCTACGGACGGATGCTCGCGACCGGCAACCTCGTCGAGATCGGCGAGGCGGTCGGCGTCATCGCCGCGCAGTCGATCGGCGAGCCCGGCACCCAGCTCACGATGCGGACGTTCCACTACGGCGGCACGGCCTCCCGCGTGACCGAGCAGTCCAAGCACGTCGCGAAGAACCCGGGCAAGGTCAAGTTCCTCAACGTCACGACCGTCGCGCGCAAGGACGGCAGCCTCGTGGTCGTGAACCGCAGCGGAAAGATCACGATCCTCGACAACAAGGGGCGCGAGAAGGAGCGCTACTCGGTCGTGTACGGCTCGAACCTGAAGGTGACCGAAGGCCAGGACGTGGCGCCCGGCCAGGAGCTGGTCGAGTGGGACCCGTTCACCTCGGCCATCCTCACGGAAGTCGGCGGGCGCGTCGAATTCAAGGACATCGTCGAAGGGGAGAACCTCCGCGAGGAGACCGACCGGGTCACGGGACTCTCCCAGAACATCATCGTGGAGTCCCTCGGCGCCGAGAAGCGGTCGCCCCAGCTCGTCATCCACACGAAGGGGGCCGCCGACGGCAAGCCCGACCGCAAGTATCTCCTCCCGATCGGCTCGCACCTGATGGTCACCGAGGGGCAGGAGATCCATCCCGGCGACACGCTGGCGAAGATCCCGCGCGAGACGACCAAGACCAAGGACATCACGGGCGGCCTTCCCCGCGTCGTCGAGCTCTTCGAGGCTCGGCGGCCGAAGGAGCCCGCGATCATCACCGAGATCGACGGGGCCATCGAGTACGGCCCGATCACGAAGGGCCTCCGCAAGATCATCGTCCGTTCGGAGGACAACGAGGTCCGGGAGTACCTGATCCCGCGCTACACGCACGTCAACGTCCAGGACGGCGAGAAGGTCCACGCCGGCGATCCGCTGATCGACGGACCGATCAACCCGCACGACGTGCTCGCGATCCTCGGCGAGAAGGAGCTCCAGCGTTACATGGTGGACAAGATCCAGGAGGTCTACCGCTCGCAGAACGTCGCGATCAACGACAAGCACATCGAGGTCGTCGTCCGCCAGATGATGCGGTCGGTCAAGATCGAGGAGGTCGGCGACACGGAGTTTTTGATCGACGAGCAGGTCGACCGGTTCCGGTTCACCGAGGAGAACGAGCGCGTCATCACCGCCGGCGGCGAGCCGGCGATCGGCCGACCGCTGCTGCTGGGAATCACGAAGGCATCCCTCTCGACGGACTCGCTCATCTCGGCGGCGTCGTTCCAGGAGACGACCCGCGTGCTGACCGAGGCGGCGATCTCCGGCAAGGTCGACTCGCTCCGCGGCCTGAAGGAGAACGTGATCGTCGGGCGCCTCATCCCGGCGGGCACCGGCATGAGCTACTACCGCGACGTCGTCCTCGAGAAGGAGGACATCCCGGAGATCGAGCCGGTCGTCGAAGAGTTCCTGACCGACAACCTGGACGACCTCGCGCTCGCGGAAGCCGATTCCGACTTCGAGGCGGACGAGGAGATCTAGGCGCGGCTTCGCCGCGTACCCTTCCCCGGCCTTGGGCCACCCCTCCCCACGTGGGGAGGGGAGGGGGGTAGGGTGCGAAGCCCCCGGTCTTCGGCCACCCCTCCCCATATGGGGAGGGGATGGGGGCAGGGTGCGAAGCCCCGGCCTTCGCCGCGCACCCGGGAGGGAAAAGGATGCAGCGAGCCCCGGCGGAAACGCCGGGGCTTTTCTCGCGCCCTTGCTCCGGCGCGGGAATCCGGAGATCATTCGTTCTCTCGAGGAGGAGAAGCCATGAAGACCGTTCGCGAATACTTCCGGGAATGCTTCGAGGCCGAGAAGCCGAAGTTCC
Proteins encoded in this window:
- the rpoC gene encoding DNA-directed RNA polymerase subunit beta', which gives rise to MNQPTSLKDFNSIRVSLASPEKIRSWSFGEVTKPETINYRTFKPERDGLFCAKIFGPITDWECLCGKYKRMKHRGVVCDKCGVEVTKSRVRRERMGHIELAAPVSHVWFFKGLPSRIGHLLDMSLRDLERVLYFESYVVIDPGETDLKEKELLSEERYREVRGEWGDVFVARMGAEAIQELLRRVDVDSQAEELRLVMKTETSQIKKQKAAKRLKVIDSFRKSGQRPEWMIMDVIPVIPPELRPLVPLDGGRFATSDLNDLYRRVINRNNRLKKLLELRAPEVIVRNEKRMLQEAVDALFDNGRRGRVLKGSNNRPLKSLSDTLKGKTGRFRQNLLGKRVDYSGRSVIVVGPELKLNQCGLPKKMAVELFKPFIYNRLEKKGLAPTIKAAKELVEQGDVEVWDALEEVIRDHPVLLNRAPTLHRLGIQAFEPVLVEGKAIKIHPLVCPAFNADFDGDQMAVHVPLSPKAQIEAHLLMLSSNNILSPASGRPLAVPSQDLVLGCYYLTKARPGTKGEGRIFADFDEVMLAHAEGEVVTHTPIRVRYTGDYLDLTTQYNDQDIIHAEIQKIERALIDTTVGRVIFNRALPAQFPFINGLLKKKGLSDLVTFSYLRYGAAATVQMLDELKETGFLYATKAGISIGVDDMLIPEKKVNLVDKANKEVLEVESQRSSGVITAGERHNKIIDIWHRTTEAVSDEMFKEMKRSDQSGQEFNPIYIMADSGARGSKEQVRQLAGMRGLMSKPSGEVIENPIVANFREGLSVLQYFISTHGARKGLADTALKTADSGYLTRRLVDVGQDVIVIEEDCGTSDGIVVTAIMEGGDILEALRDRIVGRVAQEDILDPLTEQKILSIGDEITEELASAVQEAGIERVKIRSVLTCETRRGVCRRCYGRMLATGNLVEIGEAVGVIAAQSIGEPGTQLTMRTFHYGGTASRVTEQSKHVAKNPGKVKFLNVTTVARKDGSLVVVNRSGKITILDNKGREKERYSVVYGSNLKVTEGQDVAPGQELVEWDPFTSAILTEVGGRVEFKDIVEGENLREETDRVTGLSQNIIVESLGAEKRSPQLVIHTKGAADGKPDRKYLLPIGSHLMVTEGQEIHPGDTLAKIPRETTKTKDITGGLPRVVELFEARRPKEPAIITEIDGAIEYGPITKGLRKIIVRSEDNEVREYLIPRYTHVNVQDGEKVHAGDPLIDGPINPHDVLAILGEKELQRYMVDKIQEVYRSQNVAINDKHIEVVVRQMMRSVKIEEVGDTEFLIDEQVDRFRFTEENERVITAGGEPAIGRPLLLGITKASLSTDSLISAASFQETTRVLTEAAISGKVDSLRGLKENVIVGRLIPAGTGMSYYRDVVLEKEDIPEIEPVVEEFLTDNLDDLALAEADSDFEADEEI
- the rpoB gene encoding DNA-directed RNA polymerase subunit beta, with translation PLPLKRRLSALGPGGLSRERAGFEVRDVHPTHYGRVCPIETPEGPNIGLISSLSCYARINDFGFIETPYKKVERGRVLDHFRVTRVGDTKFKLGSIVEKKELEEENERVRSGHRKAAEAEPYAFYLSAWEEENFVIAQANAETDNHGRLKEDRVIARLNGEFISVERDKVDYKDISPRQLVSIAAALIPFLEHDDANRALMGSNMQRQAVPLLKAEAPLVGTGLERTVARDSGAVVLAKRGGVVDQVDAERIIVRVEGEEGEGVAGKEFGADIYPLVKFRRSNQNTCINQKPIVVEGERVARGQVLADGPCTDEGELALGRNILVAFMPWRGYNYEDAILISEKMVKEDYFTSIHIEEFDLESRDTKLGPEEITRDIPNVSEYALADLDESGIIRIGANVKPGDILVGKVTPKGETQLTPEEKLLRAIFGEKAGDVRDASLKCPPGIEGIVVDVKIFSRKGIEKDVRALQIEEDQIAKLQKNSQDEIRIIREEANKKVQSILDGKTLLEDVEDRRGEVVAKKGAKLTPEIVARLSKKELLSARLKDDAARDEVRRVFARADSQIEVLNKVNADRIDLLQKGDELPPGVIKLVKVYVAMKRKLSVGDKMAGRHGNKGVISRILPEEDMPYLPDGRPVEIVLNPLGVPSRMNVGQILETHLGWAARALGLHVATPVFDGASEGEIKTLLKDANLPSSGKTTLYDGMTGEGFEQKVTVGYIYMLKLSHLVDDKIHARSIGPYSLITQQPLGGKAQFGGQRFGEMEVWALEAYGAAYTLQELLTVKSDDVEGRSKVYESIVKGEVPEDPGLPESFNVLVRELQSLCLDVELLKR